The genome window AATCCAAATTTGAAAGTTTAAGAGAGTGCGTTGAGAAATATAGACTTGCACAGACTAAAAAGCTTATAAAACAAGGTATGGGATTTGAAAAAGCCAAAAAAGAGGCATTCAAAAGATCTTTAATGTCTGATAGGGACAAAAGACGCCTGGAGGAGTATAAAGAACTTACAAAAGAATCAAAGGCAAAAAATAAAATGATGGTGACTTCTCAAGGAAAAGGACTTGTTGCCAAAATTGCAATAGGTAGCGCCCTAGGAAATGTTATTAGCAATGTTATGGATAAAGCAGCAGGAGGACTTTTGGGATTTGCTAAAAAATCGGTTGAAGAAGCATCCAAAACAAATAAAACTAAACTTCTCAATAGCGCGTTTTTTACAAAAGAAGAACGTGATACGATTATGGGAGCTAAAGGTAAAAGGGGGATTCTTAGTGGAATGAAGGGATTTGAGCGTGATTTAGAAAAAGAAGAGTTTTTGCATCAGGCGAGCGTCTTTAAAGGGACTCTAAGAGATTTAGATAGGTTAAGTACAGATAATTTGAAAAAAGCAATAGAATTTTCAGCTATGATAAAATCTAGCGGTGCTATGAGCAGTGAGGATGCTTGAAAAGCTGTTAATAGTCTCCTTGGCGGTGAAGGGGATGAGCTTTTCGATTTATTGAAAAGGTCGGGGATTGGCGAAAAATATATAGAAAATGCTAAAATGGCTTGGCAAAGCGGAGCTAAAGTAGATCTAGAATCCAGAATTACTAAGATGGTTGAAATGATGAGCGATTACAAAACTTTAGGTATTGCAAAAAAAGCCGATACCAAAGAAGAGATCGATAGCAATTTGGCCTCAGCTAAGCAAACTCTTTCAAACTTAAACAACACTATTCTGGATCCATTACTTAAATTCATCAAAATGGTCGCTGATTATCTTAATGGATTTACTTTCCAAACACATGTTATTGAGCCTTTTTTTAAAGAGTTGAAAAGTCTTTTTGCCAATTTGCCGTTAATTGGTAGGGCTTTTAGAGATAATCTCGAACTATATCATCAGCTACTCTATCTAGAAGTGACAATCTTTTGATAATGCCTAATTCAAGCAGCATTCAAAAAACACCAATTTCTAAACAATTACTGGGAGTACCGTCTGATTTTACGCATGGTAGAAGTTTTGCTTTTGGGCCCACACTTTATTCATATGAATATAAAGATAAATCAATAACTATCAAAATGGAAAACTCCGATACCGCTACTCTTGTTTTTTATAAATATAATGATAATTATCCTATTTATCTTGATATTGAGCTTGATGTAGAACACTATAACAATATAACTACTAAAGCGGTATATCTAAAGTATAACGATGAAACTGAAAAAAGCATGGTTTATGAACAATCCTATTCCCCACGAGGACTATCTAGTAGAGTTCCTATTTACAAAGGATAGTATGTCCAAAAAAGAGCATACACATCAGGAAATTCAATTCCAGTTCTTTTAAAACTGTGAACTTTTTTAGCAAAAATTAAAGTTTTGGTATATAATATATACATGTAAAAATTAAAATCGAGGATTAAAAAATGGATATTAAAATAACAGAACTTCTAATTAATTTAAACGAAATAAAACTTATAGCCGTAATGATTTTTGTAACAGTGCTAGTTCTAGGGAGGTTGATTCTTCTAAAACCACTACTAAAAGACATATTATCTATAGTAATAGGTGAGATTTTTAGAAATGGAAATGGCAATAATCATATTAAAAAAAGAGATTAATTCGTGAAATTATCTAAAGACAATCTTGAGATTGGACTTACATCCATATCAACCCTTATTGACGTATTCTCTAAATTTGAAGATGAATTTGACGAAATTGCACATAAAGGATTTTTTTTGGTTTATGAATTATATTCTCATTATAAATTAATCTATAAAGCAAATATGGAAAGACTTGAGAATACATTAACTCCAACAATAGCTGAAACACTAGCTCCATTGAATGAGAAAATCAATCAATGTATTGATCTGATTAATTCTAATGAAAAAAATCTAAAAATATCCAATAATTTAAAATTCAACAAAGAAGGAAAACCTATCTATCAAGAAGGAGCAAATAATGCAAAATAACACTATTGGTTTAGGACTTAATTTGCTATCCAGCTTAACCAACATAGCTAAAGCTGAAACAAACATAGATCATAACTACATTAATACTTTTAGCAGGGTAATAGATTTTTTTTACAAAACATACATAGGAGCACTAAAATCTATGGAAACAACCGAATCAATGAAAATATTTAAAGAAATACAAGACATTGTGAACTGCAACATTGAGATAATAGAAGCAGCTATTTTCTAACAGCAAAAATAAAAGAATCATATCTTCACTAAAAGCAAAGCGCAATAAAATCATGAAAGAATATTTAAGCGCTCTCAAAAGAGGTGAAAATGCTTAAATTATCAAACTACTTATTAATTACTTTACTACTATGTTGTACTACTATTGCTAGTTTACCAGAAGAGCCGGAGCCGCCAATTATTCAAACACTAGAATCTTTGGCTAAATATGAGGCGCAACTATCAGATTATGTTATGTATCTTGTAACATTCTTAAGCAAAACAAAATCTAAAGTTAATGATCCAAATTACCCAACATATACTTATCCCGATTTATCAAAACTAAAAGACGAACACTCTATAACTTCAATAAGACATAATATTAAACTACTTTTAGAGTACATTCAAAAAAACAAAACCTATGGCAAAAAAAGTCTATAATCAATATTCTTATTTAAAAATGTAAATTACAAAAAGGTTTTTCTTGCAAGAACTTATACAATTCAAATAGAAATTATAAATAATCCTCTCAAAACATATAATTTATCATTTCTAAACAACACCCCTAAAAACAGTAATTACTAAATACTCTGTTTTGATCCTTATAAATTAACAATATTTTTAAAAATAGGAGCTATATTTATAAAAATAAATCTTATTATTACTCAACATATTGTACTAGAGATAAAAAAGGAGAACAAAAATGAAAATTATCAATGTATTATTTTGTTTATTTTTACTAATATTAAACAGCTGCAATGCTAATGATAACGACACTTTTAAAAACAAAAATCAACCTATTGAGCCCCAACAAGCAAAAAATAAGGAAAAATATAATTTGGGACAAAAAGAACTACAAAAAGGGGTCCTAAAAAAGCCACAAAAAGAAATCCCAAAGTCTAGAGAAGACCTTCTTAAAGAAAAACTGACTGACGATCAAAAAATACGCCTTGATTGGTTAAAAACCGCCCTGACTGGTGAAGGAGAATTTGACAGATTTTTACAACATGATGAAAACAAAATAAAAATAGCACTTGACCACATAAAAACTGAACTTGATAAATGCAAGGGAAAACAAACTGCTGCTGAACAGGAAGCCATTTTCAAAGGTATAGTTCAAGGGTCACTTCACGGTAATGATATAAATCAAGTACAACAAGCAATTTGTTTGTGCGACATTTATCCGTAATAATATAACCCCCCTTATTTGGGGGCTTTAAACATATTGCTATGCTGCAAATATATAATCAAATTGTTTATCTTCTTTCAACGTACAAAAGAATAATAGCGGGCTAGGGCCATAAGAAGTCCTCTTAAACGCCATAAACTTTTCAAAATCTTGTAAATCCTTTAATCTATTATTTCTCTTAAAATAGTCTTTTATAATCTCTGCCCAATAGTTTATACTCTTAAAATCAATATTTTGCTCAAAATGCACAATTAAATCAGCTTCAATTTTCTTGATATCATCAACATTATTGGGGTCTATTTTCTGAATAAAACTTATTTTTTTGAATAATTGAGTTTATATTATCTTTTGTTGTAGTGCTATTTACCCAATTTTTTATATTAGACAACGCTTCTTTAAAAACCCCGTAATAATAAAGCCTATCTTTTTTTTGTTCTTGATTAATATCTCTTTTCTGGTTTTGAATAGTGTTATTTTTCTGAATTTGATTAATCTCTTGTTTTTGTTCCTTTTTTTGTACTTGTTCTTGATTGATATTAACTTGCTTGTTGGGCATAGAATTTCCGTTTTCATAATTATTGTAAATAGAAGCTGCATCTGTATCAACTTCACTTTCTACAATAAGACATGCAACTAAAGCGTACCTTTTAAAATAAGTAATAGCTGATCCAACCAGTTGTGGCAATGTATTCACATTTTTAGAACCATTTTCATTGTTCCATTGTAAATTTTCCGTAAAAATTCGTGTATCAAATGATTCTCTGTATCCAGTACTTTTACTGTAAAAAGTAGTTCTAATATAATCTATAACTTGACCATTTTTTCCCTCTACAGAAATTGGGAATTACCTAAACATAAGGTCCAAATTGTGCTTTTTAATAACGTTTTTAATTTCCCTAACTATTTCGCTAAAATTCTGATACTTGTATCCGTATCCTTTAAGATTCTTGTCAATCCCTGGTAAATTCATGATTAGAGTATCCATATCGTTTAAAAATTTAATTTCTGCTTGTATATTATTTTGTATATATTCTTGATTTTTTTCTATGTATGACATAATTGTCAACCTCCTCTATTAGATATAAAAATATCTATATAGCAAAAACTATTTTTGTCAACTTTTTTACAAAAATTTTTGCAAAAAAATGAGGGCTTAGCTAGATTCTCTTTACCAAAGAACTAAGCTAAACCCTTACATTACATTTTTTGCAAATTATCTAATAAAGGTAGTCGCAAATGTCAATATTTAAACAACTACGTTATTTGTAGTGTAGCCCATTTTAAAATTAAAATCAATTTATTTGTATCAAGTTACAAAAAGTGTATTAAATTAATGAGATTAATAATTTAATTTAATATTTTTTTAGAAAAGTATTTACTTTTAAATCAAAATTTTGCATTATATTATTAATTATTATTTATCTAATAGAGGAGGTTGACGATTATGTCAATACCAATCAATAAAAAAAGTCCAAATTGCTACAACAAGCATCAACATAAACTAATAGTTCTTATTTCAACACTAGACTACATAAACAAAAAATATCCAAAATATACCCAAAGTATCATACTCTATTGCTTTAACAAAAACCTAAAAAGAAATGGTCAAAATCCCATTAAGCTAAAAACACTGCAAAATTATCTTTACGAATTAGAAAAAAAGCTAAAAGTCACAACAAACTACTACAAACATATGGGGGTAAATTGTGGTACTGAAATTTACTATAAACTTAATTATCAAAAAAAAGAGTGTTACCCCAAGATAAACAAATTCTTTTTAGGAAAAAAACACTCAAGGTTTGGAAAAAGAGTTGAAATAGGCCTTAAAGAGAAATTTAATAAAAATGGGAGTGTAGATTTTAAGGAGTGTTTAAGTAATAAAAATAATAATATAAAAGAAGAAAAGAATAAAAAGATAGAAAAGTTTCAAATAATAAAATATGCCAATAAATGTAACTTTAAATATAAAGAAATTCTTCCTTTTATTTTAAATTTAGATTTTAATAAAGACGCGAAAATTAAAATGCTTAAAGTCTCAAAAATAATTGAGATTAAACTACTAAAAAGCAAAAATTTATTTTTAAATCAATCTTTCTTTAAAGAAAAACAAAAAAAATTAAAAGAAATAATAGAAAATACCAAAAAACAATTAGAAAAAAACGGATACAATGTTGAACAATTGGAAACAGAATTTAAAAAAATATATGAAAACTACAAAAATAAGCCACATTTTATTATTGAACATCAAAAATATAACGATTTAGGCAAAATAACGTTTAAATTAGAAAAATCGATTGAATTGAAAAAAGAAAATTCACAAAAAGATTGTGAGAATATGAAGAAAAACATTTTTAATATACTTATTGAACGGCTAAAAGAAAAGGCAAATATTGAAATTATAAAGCCAATTATAAAAACTTATTTGAACAGCAAAAAGAAATTAGAATATAATAAAGTATTTGGTACATATCATGATGAATTATTAGAATTAATAAAAAATGAAAATAATTCTTTAATTCTAAAAAAAGTTATATGAGGATTTAATATGAAAAGTGCACCAGAACCTACAAAAAAAGGAAAATGTAAAGTTGAATGCCAAAATAAAGAACGATTTATTTTGATTGAAAAAGAAAATGGCAAAGCAATGTACCATACAAAAATAATGATGGACGTTTATAAATTCGGAGTTTATGAGAAAAAAAATGAATTTCGAGTATCATTAAGAGCCTTGCATAATGGAGAAAGAATTGTTGAAGAAACGCATTTATACCCCATTAAAGAAGGAGATAAATTTATTGGAATTTTTTATGGTTTTAGAAAACCAATAAAAAAGGCTTTTGTAAAGTATGAAACAAACGGAAATAGAAAATCTTATGGATTTGCAAGGGCATATTATATGGAAGTTAGATTTAAAGCGGGCAGTGTTTTTTTCTACTTTAAGGGATTATACCGCTTGCTAGATAAACAGAGAATGAATAACCACTACAATAAAATATTATTTAGTATGTTTACAGATTTAGAAAAACAAGTATATGAATTTTATGGGAAAAAATACCCGGAACAAGGACCACTAACAAAATGGATAATAAAAAACCTAAAATAATAACAATTGCCAGTCTTAAAGGCGGTGTAGGAAAAAGCACAACTTCAATAATTCTTGCTACACTTTTATCAAAGTCAAAAAAAATTCTTTTGATAGATATAGATACGCAAGCATCAATAACTAGTTTTTATTTTAATAATATACAAAATAAAAATTTTAATTTGGAAAATTCCAATATATATGAAATTTTAAGAGAAGGCGCTTTAGAAATAAGAGATGTTATTATAAATATTGATAATAATTTAGATCTAATACCTAGTTATTTAAGTTTACATAAATTTAATCAAGAAGCAATTCCATTTAAAGAATTAAGATTAAAAAAGAAGTTAGAATCCATACAAGACAATTATGATTATATAATCATAGATACTCCACCAAGTTTAGACTTCAGTTTGACAAACGCTTTAGTAAGTAGTCAATATGTTTTAGTACCAATAACTGCTGAAAAATGGTCAGTTGAGAGTTTAGATCTTTTAGAGTTTTATTCAAGAAAAATAGGAACAAATGCGCCAATTTTTATATTAGTAACACGATTTAAAAAAAACAATACTCACAAACAACTACTAGACATTTTACAATTAAGAGAAGATTATTTAGGAATCATATCTGAAAGAGAAGATTTAAATAGGAGAATAGCAGAAAATGATCAATTTGATTTAAATAAAGATTATGTTTGTGAATATAAAAAGATTCTTGAATGTTTTTTAAATAAGATGCAGGTTACGCCATCTTTTGGATGGCGTATATAAAAAAATTTTTTTTGTAGAAAAAATTTCCGGTGCCGGAAAAAAAATATGAGGTGATTTATATATGAATATACAATTAAATAAAAGAAATTTATCTACTGATAACGATGTTATGGTTAGGTATAAATCGTTAAAATCTCAATTAACTATAAATGTTAAATCTGAAATTTGTTCTAGATTAGAGACAATGAAAATTTTAAAAGAGATTAAAGATAATGAATATTATAAACTAGACGGATATAAAAGTTTTGAAGATTTCACAAAAGACTACAAACTAGCAAAAACCCAAGCTTATGATTATCTAAGAATTGCTAATGCTATAGAAGAGGGAATAATAGAGGAAGAATTTTTAGTACAAAATGGATTTAGACAAACTCTTTTTGTAATAAGGAATAAAAAAGGCCTAACAATAAAAAAATCCAAACAAAATTGGATAAAACCTCTAAGATTTCAGCTTAAAAAACAAGAAAGCTATGATTTTTATAAAAAACATGCCAAATTTACAAGTTTTATGATGGATGAGATTTTTGAAAATCAAAAGGATTTTCTTAATAAGCTTCTAAAAAAATATAAAGAATTAAAAGGATAATAAAGGGGGTTTTATGAGTAATTTAGCCCACAATGCTGTTAAAATAAAAAATATAAGGTTAGAATTTTTAAATAAAGGGTTTAGCGAAGAGGCAATAGATTTTGTTTTTCTTCACAATGATAATTACAACTTTGAGTATTTAAAAGAGAAGTTGATTGATGTAGAGAAGACTTTACGAAAAGACATATCTAATTTAGATACTAAGATAGATAATGAAGTAAAGAATTTACGTAAAGATCTTAATATGGGGAACAGATTAATACATTTTATGATACTTGTAGCGGCCATTTTTGGACCAATTTTAAATGCTTTATTTATGAAATATTTACAATATATTAAATAATAAAATAATGCACCCTTTTTTCAAGTAGCATTATTATAATGCTGGTGGGTATTATTAAGAAGTAACAGTTTATTTTTGATCTCTTTCAAATTAGAACTTATTCGAATTTTTTAACAAAAGACTTTAAATAAGTTCTTTTTTTGTAAAAAGACAAATCGATTTTAATTCTAAATAAAACTATATTTAATTTATTGAATTATTTTTATTAAAATAAATTCAGCTAAGTATCCCACTATACTTTATTAAGTTCTTTAGC of Borreliella valaisiana VS116 contains these proteins:
- a CDS encoding DUF685 domain-containing protein produces the protein MPNSSSIQKTPISKQLLGVPSDFTHGRSFAFGPTLYSYEYKDKSITIKMENSDTATLVFYKYNDNYPIYLDIELDVEHYNNITTKAVYLKYNDETEKSMVYEQSYSPRGLSSRVPIYKG
- a CDS encoding BlyA family holin, with product MDIKITELLINLNEIKLIAVMIFVTVLVLGRLILLKPLLKDILSIVIGEIFRNGNGNNHIKKRD
- a CDS encoding BlyB family putative holin accessory protein encodes the protein MKLSKDNLEIGLTSISTLIDVFSKFEDEFDEIAHKGFFLVYELYSHYKLIYKANMERLENTLTPTIAETLAPLNEKINQCIDLINSNEKNLKISNNLKFNKEGKPIYQEGANNAK
- a CDS encoding Mlp family lipoprotein, producing MKIINVLFCLFLLILNSCNANDNDTFKNKNQPIEPQQAKNKEKYNLGQKELQKGVLKKPQKEIPKSREDLLKEKLTDDQKIRLDWLKTALTGEGEFDRFLQHDENKIKIALDHIKTELDKCKGKQTAAEQEAIFKGIVQGSLHGNDINQVQQAICLCDIYP
- a CDS encoding plasmid maintenance protein is translated as MSIPINKKSPNCYNKHQHKLIVLISTLDYINKKYPKYTQSIILYCFNKNLKRNGQNPIKLKTLQNYLYELEKKLKVTTNYYKHMGVNCGTEIYYKLNYQKKECYPKINKFFLGKKHSRFGKRVEIGLKEKFNKNGSVDFKECLSNKNNNIKEEKNKKIEKFQIIKYANKCNFKYKEILPFILNLDFNKDAKIKMLKVSKIIEIKLLKSKNLFLNQSFFKEKQKKLKEIIENTKKQLEKNGYNVEQLETEFKKIYENYKNKPHFIIEHQKYNDLGKITFKLEKSIELKKENSQKDCENMKKNIFNILIERLKEKANIEIIKPIIKTYLNSKKKLEYNKVFGTYHDELLELIKNENNSLILKKVI
- a CDS encoding DUF226 domain-containing protein, with translation MKSAPEPTKKGKCKVECQNKERFILIEKENGKAMYHTKIMMDVYKFGVYEKKNEFRVSLRALHNGERIVEETHLYPIKEGDKFIGIFYGFRKPIKKAFVKYETNGNRKSYGFARAYYMEVRFKAGSVFFYFKGLYRLLDKQRMNNHYNKILFSMFTDLEKQVYEFYGKKYPEQGPLTKWIIKNLK
- a CDS encoding ParA family protein, translated to MDNKKPKIITIASLKGGVGKSTTSIILATLLSKSKKILLIDIDTQASITSFYFNNIQNKNFNLENSNIYEILREGALEIRDVIINIDNNLDLIPSYLSLHKFNQEAIPFKELRLKKKLESIQDNYDYIIIDTPPSLDFSLTNALVSSQYVLVPITAEKWSVESLDLLEFYSRKIGTNAPIFILVTRFKKNNTHKQLLDILQLREDYLGIISEREDLNRRIAENDQFDLNKDYVCEYKKILECFLNKMQVTPSFGWRI
- a CDS encoding chromosome replication/partitioning protein, which codes for MNIQLNKRNLSTDNDVMVRYKSLKSQLTINVKSEICSRLETMKILKEIKDNEYYKLDGYKSFEDFTKDYKLAKTQAYDYLRIANAIEEGIIEEEFLVQNGFRQTLFVIRNKKGLTIKKSKQNWIKPLRFQLKKQESYDFYKKHAKFTSFMMDEIFENQKDFLNKLLKKYKELKG
- the bdr gene encoding Bdr family repetitive protein produces the protein MSNLAHNAVKIKNIRLEFLNKGFSEEAIDFVFLHNDNYNFEYLKEKLIDVEKTLRKDISNLDTKIDNEVKNLRKDLNMGNRLIHFMILVAAIFGPILNALFMKYLQYIK